The Plasmodium berghei ANKA genome assembly, chromosome: 12 region ttatgcatatgtatcctatgataaatatactATTGATCAGttatcaaattttataaatgttgTTCAGATTTTGTTACTTCCATTAGCAATTATACCATTATACAGATTCtctatacataaaaatgttttggGAAAGTTTGCTATTAAAGGGGCATTTAAATATCTTGTTTTTGTACTTGttatttctattattgttgcaaattttttactaactttatttgattttctACAATATGCGCCTAGTAATTTATACGTTATGCTTATATTCATATGTTcgatattttatttattattcatcatatatttttttaacatccCAATTACAAAAACATATTACAAAGACAGTTAGTGTATTCCTCGCTAGTAGCTATATACCCCATGTTTTGTAATTTcgcatttttttattacccATTATATCACAAGTTTATTGTtcactattattatattcatttatttatttactcatttatttatttactcatttatttatttactcatttatttatttactcatttatttatttattcacttatttatttactcatttatttatttactcatttatttatttactcatttatttattactcatttattttatgcgCATACCATTATCTAGGTGATTTCCGATTTACATTGcattgatatattattacgTTAATGGtgaaatatgtttattattttatttattcacCTTATTATTTCTTCGTTTCCATAAATTtcttattaattttattttcttatattttcctAGTCTTTAAATTTTGACGTAAATTAcacattatatatgatgcatatatattacattatACTATTCATGAAATAATGTGACACGAAGCGATGTTCAtcgttttatttattattatgcttattatatttttttttataaattcacgatattttttaaatatttttaattttaaatattctcGAAAATttagtaataatatgttGTGTTATAAgaatatgtattatttttctctatttaaattcatgcatattttcatcatttttttgctattttcatttttttttgtttttttcaacaTCTTTATTAATTTCAATGAAATAGAGTAAAAATCCTCACAAAATGCAATGAATGAAACTAGTTTCAGttctttttataaacttatatcaataaaaatgtaaattattACACAAATAAACCTACAGTATATGTTGTATATAATCCCCATAAATCAATTTGTTCTATGGGGTATTTACAATTTTGTTTAAGAAATTGTTAtaacatattaatatgaacAATTTCAATTCGTTACagaaaaaaagttatatttttatttatataattatcacATGTAGATAAAGCAACATATCTTTATagtatattcataaaaatgcaccaataaaaataatgaatgtgtataaaaaaatatatgcgtTTATGCacatttttacaaattagtaatctttcattttataaaaaaaaatataactataAATAAGATAATAAATCGGTGTTCTCGTCTGAAGGTTTTTCAAAGTTGCCAAATACATCTTTATCAACTGTCAAATCGCTAcgattattattatcagcATGCTGTTGGTGGTGATGATTATGATGatagttttttatatgatcaTATTTACAACAATGatctaaatttttttcttttaaaagtTTATGGGATGCATAATTTGCacttaataaaaaagcTGCCCCTAACAATGCCAAAGGTATATGGAGGATTTCaataatatcatttatattatcgtTGCTAAATTCAATATGTGCATgtgatattataaataacgTCATTCCGGTTAAGGCAGACATAAGCAAAGGGACATTCCTTAATTTGTAAAAGTTGATAATCGTGGTTAAAGTAATTATTGgcatcataaaaaataatgctACCTAAGAATTGAATTATAAACAAAGTATGAGCTTATTATTGatcatattcatattattattcaaaaatataaataaaaaataataaaaaggtAGAAACAAAACAATGTATATCTTAATTTACCTTTtccataaatatatgccATGAATCATGACCATGATGATCTCTGGAGCCATTTCCATGGATATCATTTTCGGTATTTAAGGTACTAATACTATtgatgttaaaaaaataatgctTTATAAGGCTAAACAATGacaataaaattgtaaGGACGGGTATGAAAACACAGTCAATTAAACATAGTAAGCTTGCTATCgatgatattttattaaaatctACGTTGATATATGAATATGCTCTGTGAACAAATAGGAAAagaaatttaattatttgtataatttcAGAACAGAAATCGCaatgattaaaaaaaattaaaatatttcatcaCATAAAACTAGGTCAAGGCTTGTATctatactatatatattcgtATATTCCAATTTTGTgatacatttttatgtcccgtattcattttttttttttttatcatattttgatttttacCTCATAAACTGTTTCTTCATTGTAGCAAAGCTATATTTGCAAACATATCTTATATAGgtcaaataaattttcctttttcatttatgatataatataaaaaaagtctCACAAGTTGGTAAAgctaatattattaaaattatttaaagttttaatattattccataaagttatatatatttcatcatgattatattttggAAAATATCTTATgcttattttaatttaactAAAAATAGGTTGCATTGTCATTTTTTGCGTATTTGTTGTAAGTGatttaaacatatttatagttCGTGCATTTCGATGTTTAttattgattttttaaGGAATGCattaaaaaggaaaacaAAGTAATAATCCACAACAATGCagcaaaataaattaaaaaaatataaagctATTCaagaattataaaaaaaaaataaatgtttatcaatattaattttcCCCCTTTTAAcactattatatatattagtcATTATCTTAAATGTTAATCATTATAGTTAATGGATATCTTGTgtttttatgttttgtcacatttatgatatatgcactatattaataataattattatatttatataaaacttTATAGAATAATCTCTTATCCAGTTTAAATTTCTCTTTTTATGATTACAAATAATGCCCATTATTGTTTAATGTCTCTAATTTATGAAAGGCATAATTTGtgtttattaaaaatgtaatatttaattttaataaaattgtgaaAAGATGATTTTATACATTGGTTTTGTATGATAATGGACATAGTAAATAAGCCAATGTCTCCCcgttaaaaataataatgacgcattttttaattgtataaaattgtaaataattcttaaaaatataattgaatAAATACAAGCTATGCAATGTATTATCGATATGGGAATAAAACACTGCATTGGTTGTTTCCCTTGTAAGGACATGCATGTTTCATATGTATGTgtggatatatattttttcctgaATTGCAGATTTacaattagaaaaaaatagcatATAGACAACATAATAATGGAATGCAATATATGCATACGTAATATATTAAAGTGTGtataaatatcaaaaatgccgttgtttgtatatttatttttttcttttactTTTTGAGCagttgttttattttttgaaatattatattactatataaaaaaataaaataattattcagctatattcctttatatgtacatatcCTTATATTgggaaatataatatttgtaaacCTAACAGATGAGGCAATTCAAATGTATTTTACCTAAAATGcattttacattttttaaatatattaaaaagatATATCCAAAGAAACAATGTGAAAGATAATAGccaaatatgtatattgcTAATTAGTATATATAGGAGTGTATGACCATATGCATAAAGTGTTAAAATTGACTTCCTATGCcccataaaaaatataatgattcaattattattattttctataaaaaataaaaccaTTTTAATAGTTATATAAGGATAACTAAGCATACACcccaaataaaaataataataaataaaaatatataaaaaaatatttaatttataaaatacaaGTACTTGAGGAAAAAACAGGTTATCCATAATATACTTctatttattatcaaacATGCTGtatgttttaaaatttaactAGTATAGTTTctttacataatttttaataaatgtaaCACAATTTtgtactattttttatgtggATAACATTTcctaataaattaaatactATGCTGATACGCACATTATGTAAACCTCCCTTTCATATTTAACATtctttgtattattatacttatcaaaaaatacccaatataaaattttaaaaaatatttattaatattttaatattaccATTAAAGGCTTAttcctatatatattatacaatttAAATACAAAAGGATCGTGTGAAAAAGAAACACaaggaataaaaaatgattagCACACAATACTgtacataaataattcataaatataataacaattaattattaataaaaaaaaaactatatataattataataattaatatgcaataaattatttatatatttaaatataggAATGGTgcttattatatatacgtattattatacttgtatcataaatatttaaaagtagttatttaatttaagcTAATACATTTTCAATAGGGtgttaaataatatattgaatTAATTGGATATAGGAAACGCTATCTACGCGCTTATTAATCAAAAAGATAAGGGGATATAAtgcgtatatatatgatgttaaaaaaaataatagcatgaatattattacatatttttttaataggTGGTACATTTGGCTCATTTTAATGTACATATATGAAATCATTTTATAGTGCTCTTTATTCGagtatatttaaaaaaatatgtattgtatgttatattatattatattatatatatataattatagtgtatattatatgcatatattataaataaaatgtacATGTAATAAGTGatggaaataaaagaaaaatgtatttttatacaagAGAAATTATATAAGGAACCGAAAAACATAAACAAGCCCAATGGAAAAAGTATGCGGTAATTTTATTaccaatttttttaattatattatttttttatgcaatTGTTACGTAGAATGTGCTTTTATctgtgtttttttatttttttctgacaccgtttattttatttagttataatagtatataccctttaattattttttttttattatatataatatgtagatattttttacatatgtacatatatgtttatatatatatatatatataatatataattatcaatattttattcttattttacataattttatataaatataaaaaatatatgcatcattatattatattttatttttgtatatataaattactTTTCTATCTTTTGTATTTTTggatatttacattttttttatttatgtatatattttatatttttatatccatAAATTGCTTtgcatttaatttttataatttctaTAATTGTGCttgttaaatatattttactttcatatcttcatttatataaagaaagatatatatattttttttttattcttatttCCCATCttaactatatatataatattatatattttttgtttatttttcataacattttttctcttttaaaatatatatatatatatatatatatatatataaattggGAATATTATGCAATgtaaaatacatatttgttcataattAAAGAATAACATTATATGGTATGCATATATGCATGAATACCTTTTTGTAATAAAGAGAAATCATTGAAGATAAGGTATAGATAACCTAATAGATCcacattatattttacagaataatatttactaaagaaaaaaatatttagaaGTATCCGCATGCACATGTCGCTATATATAGAAGCATATCATTACActatactaaaaaaataaaattgtaataaGAATCGAgataattttatgaaaacaAGTAAGGAAAAGGATTTTCCAAAAttgaagaagaaaaatatagtgCTGTCGGATTGATATGCACCTATGCATATTAAATGTATCACCATATGAACACATATCAAGTAATATTGTATAAAAGTTTGACGCACACACTAACCTTACGAAGCTGTAGGTTAATTTAGACCtctcttttctttttctttctttctttttctacTCCTACTTCCCTCTCTttctacatttttataactaCCTCTTTAGAGAACTGTcaatatggaaaaaattgTGGAGATTATCGAAGGGCTGAGCAACCCTGATAGTCGTATACGAACTGAATGCGAAAATACCCtaaattattacaaaaagaatgatttaaataatacagtattatcaatattgaaattattaaaaagcCACAAAAACAGCCAAGTAAGATTACAATGTGCAATATTAGTACGTAATTTGTTTCGAGGATATATAAAATCTTCAACTGGTGATATAATGGATAAAGATAAAACTGATGataattcattattaaatggtgaagaagaaaattattGGGATTTATTATctaacaatttaaaaaatatagttaaGTCTGAACTTATTAGTAATATAGGTATTGAAACTGACAAAATGGTGAGGAGTAATTTGTGTAGTAATATAATAGATCTTTCATCAAAATTGCTTTTAAATAACGAATGGCCAGAATTATTGTCTGTTACTTTTGAATTTTGTAactcaaataataataatgacgTATTAATAAGTGggtataaaatattaggAGGTATACTAAATTGTATATCTGATGAATTGCATGgtaaaaatgaaatgatATCTTCAATTTGTATGAAAGGGCTCAATTCACCAAGTGTACAAGTTCGAAGCGAatgtattaatttaatttcatGTATAGTTGAAGATAACAATTCTCCATTAATTAAATGCGTACAACCATGTATTCCTTTAATTTTACAATCTCTAAGTTTAATGGTTAAAAATAGTGTTTCAGATGTTGCTGTTTTAGATGAATGTGAAAAAGTTTTGCAATCAATAGGAAAAATGATAGATTATAATGccaaatttttttctaaatatatttcaaatttatGTGATATTTTATTCGATATATGTATGAAAAATGAGAATGAATTGAACTACGATTTTGATAACAGTTTAAAATCTTTAAGTATTGAAGCACTTATAACTATACCAGAAAGAAGACCAAAAACAGCTTTATCAGTTCCTcattttttagaaaaaattattaatgtatcattattatttatgctTGATATTAACAATGATTGTTTTAACGAATGGATGAATTCACTAAAAGAAAGTAAAGACGAAAATCAAGAATTATATGATATAGGTGAAGAATCATTAGATCGAGTTGGTAAGGCATATAGTGAATTATCAGATGGTCCCgaatttattcatatattatataataaagtatctgaatatttaatgaaaaatacatgggaacataaatatgttgCAATAATGGCTATAGCACAAACTATTGAGTATTTACCAGAAGAAGAAATAGAAGAACAATTAGAAAATGTTATTAAAATGTTATTACAAGTTTTATTAGATCAAGATGTTAGAGTTAGATATGCTGCATGCCAAGCAATTGGACAAATATCTTTAGACCACCAACCATATGTTCAAAAAGAATATCCAAGACAAGTTATTACTTCATTAATTTCAACTATGAATGATGTTCATTTAAGAGTACAATCTCATGCAACAGCAGCATTTGTAAATTTTGCAGaagaattagaaaaaaGTGCATTATTACCATTTTCTGACATGATTATAGAAATTcttttacaaaaattaaacactacaaattatttattagttCGTGAGCAAGCAGTTACAGCTATAGCAGTTATTGCTGGTGTAATAGAAGAAGatttcttaaaatattatccCACTGTGGTTCCATTaatgaaagaaataatacaaaaagcTGTATCCGAAGAAGAAAGAACATGTAGAGGTAAAGCAATAGAATGTATATCAATAATAGGTTTATCTGTAggaaaagaaatatttattgaaGATGCAAAAGAATGTATGAGCGCATTATTACAAATAAGTAGCACAAAAATGGATCCAGATGATACAGTAAAAGAATACATACAAGAAGCAATTGGACGTATATGTCGTGCCTTAGGAAATGATTTTTATCCATATCTTAGCAGTATAGTACCAACGATATTGTCTCTTCTTTCTATAT contains the following coding sequences:
- a CDS encoding MerC domain-containing protein, putative, producing the protein MKKQFMRAYSYINVDFNKISSIASLLCLIDCVFIPVLTILLSLFSLIKHYFFNINSISTLNTENDIHGNGSRDHHGHDSWHIFMEKVALFFMMPIITLTTIINFYKLRNVPLLMSALTGMTLFIISHAHIEFSNDNINDIIEILHIPLALLGAAFLLSANYASHKLLKEKNLDHCCKYDHIKNYHHNHHHQQHADNNNRSDLTVDKDVFGNFEKPSDENTDLLSYL
- a CDS encoding karyopherin beta, putative — its product is MEKIVEIIEGLSNPDSRIRTECENTLNYYKKNDLNNTVLSILKLLKSHKNSQVRLQCAILVRNLFRGYIKSSTGDIMDKDKTDDNSLLNGEEENYWDLLSNNLKNIVKSELISNIGIETDKMVRSNLCSNIIDLSSKLLLNNEWPELLSVTFEFCNSNNNNDVLISGYKILGGILNCISDELHGKNEMISSICMKGLNSPSVQVRSECINLISCIVEDNNSPLIKCVQPCIPLILQSLSLMVKNSVSDVAVLDECEKVLQSIGKMIDYNAKFFSKYISNLCDILFDICMKNENELNYDFDNSLKSLSIEALITIPERRPKTALSVPHFLEKIINVSLLFMLDINNDCFNEWMNSLKESKDENQELYDIGEESLDRVGKAYSELSDGPEFIHILYNKVSEYLMKNTWEHKYVAIMAIAQTIEYLPEEEIEEQLENVIKMLLQVLLDQDVRVRYAACQAIGQISLDHQPYVQKEYPRQVITSLISTMNDVHLRVQSHATAAFVNFAEELEKSALLPFSDMIIEILLQKLNTTNYLLVREQAVTAIAVIAGVIEEDFLKYYPTVVPLMKEIIQKAVSEEERTCRGKAIECISIIGLSVGKEIFIEDAKECMSALLQISSTKMDPDDTVKEYIQEAIGRICRALGNDFYPYLSSIVPTILSLLSISPTPLVDDDDDLTITMVSNGQYVGLKTSLLEDQEKALDLLIIIIEVLKENYKEYIEATASAILPMLDYELSDEIKQKALSAISELIEAARIISDQTDNNKSMLLAILTTSAEKVLKSLSDTKLDDNYEYVLDIMIIESNGLYMCLQKAGANILPNNTLKMFFNEIFKLLQYSTDRRVIYNQKKNNEDVDDDELLIIDREEELEQTYRTNLLDILGVLIKHHTNQFLSTCCDICITFINNYLNSPHAEDIALALYVCDDLLEFLQDNSVCLWEYFMNPLLLNINHTDHKVKQAACYGVIQANKIEAFGKYANLAIEYLLKLLHQTPPSKKPKEYISAIDNAVAALGDVVLMHTSKFNNSEELIKLWLNNLPIKEDESEGRRVHKNLIDLVSQNHPLLFGKDNSNIGKIIEIFLSIYETEFSDSDCNKKIVSLISSLDQSYLSNLASTSLTNKQSKKLNHIMNASRK